The following coding sequences lie in one Pseudomonas monsensis genomic window:
- a CDS encoding tail fiber assembly protein: protein MNRYAFVRFNYSKPFNKVLVIVDAVEKPTAMPVEAKLSNGFWVDITANPAVQVGWKGTTTNYVDWEFSEPTSQEMEKDVAQEALELLSAAGQWLMLNSLHYKVDLGVATPEEQALLLAYKQYCVGLSDMNKQSGYPSTVNWPVAPF from the coding sequence ATGAACCGCTATGCTTTTGTTCGCTTCAACTATTCCAAACCCTTCAACAAAGTTCTGGTGATTGTCGACGCTGTCGAGAAGCCTACGGCCATGCCAGTAGAAGCAAAGTTGTCGAATGGTTTTTGGGTGGATATCACAGCAAACCCGGCAGTCCAGGTGGGATGGAAGGGGACGACGACAAATTATGTTGATTGGGAGTTCAGTGAACCCACCTCTCAAGAAATGGAGAAAGATGTAGCGCAGGAAGCTCTGGAGCTTCTTTCTGCGGCAGGGCAGTGGTTGATGTTGAATTCCCTGCACTACAAGGTCGACCTTGGTGTTGCCACACCTGAAGAACAAGCGCTGTTGCTCGCTTACAAACAGTACTGCGTTGGTCTCAGCGACATGAACAAACAATCCGGCTATCCATCCACCGTCAACTGGCCGGTCGCTCCTTTCTGA
- a CDS encoding phage tail-collar fiber domain-containing protein gives MADYYTLLTNAGIAYETACKAAGTPIKLTQMSVGDGGGAVYNPAATATALKREVWRGPLNALFQDEKNPSWLLAEVTIPPDVGGWYVREAGLWTDTGVLYAIVKYPESFKPVLATSGSGKEFYIRSIFETSNASLVTLLIDDTVVKATRAWVMSYLAEELGKLDGKQSVRVAASTNIVLNGAQQIDGVAVIAGDRVLLTNQTLAKDNGLWIVANGDWVRATDANSSAKVTPGLTVMVEEGTANGDSLWHLTTNAPITLGTTVLTFKMLAGRTGIAAGTYKSLTVDEYGRATAGANPETLAGFGIKDSYTKAEVEALIAKASALPVGSIVAFPVDSPPPGFLELDSSVKSSATYPDLSAYLGGKFNKGDEGVGNFRLPEARGEFLRGWDHGRGADSGRQVGSFQPDEYKSHSHRYFDSVAANLDPFGGTATGIVNGVVTPPAGGGFLATSGPDSNNLTSPTTTVNSGGNETRPRNIAVMWCIKAWNAPVNQGSIDIGALTVLAQQASEPNQGTAKIATQAQTDAGNDDQTIVTPKKLRWGFSALKAANGYLMLPSWLGGFVIQWGTIGSIAAGAQMSVTYPIAFPNNPFMTLIGNSSSMSSTGVTSTLCVMYGGATKFTVSVLGNSGQPNGPWISIGW, from the coding sequence ATGGCTGACTATTACACCCTGCTCACCAATGCAGGGATTGCCTACGAAACGGCGTGCAAGGCCGCGGGCACACCGATCAAGCTGACGCAGATGTCCGTCGGCGACGGCGGCGGCGCGGTCTACAACCCGGCCGCGACCGCCACCGCGCTGAAACGCGAAGTCTGGCGCGGGCCACTCAACGCACTGTTCCAGGACGAGAAGAATCCGAGCTGGCTGCTCGCTGAAGTGACCATTCCGCCGGATGTTGGCGGCTGGTATGTACGGGAAGCAGGGCTGTGGACTGACACCGGCGTTCTTTACGCCATCGTCAAATATCCGGAGTCGTTCAAACCGGTGTTGGCCACGTCCGGTTCGGGTAAAGAGTTCTACATTCGCTCGATTTTCGAGACCAGCAATGCGTCGCTGGTGACGTTGCTGATCGACGACACCGTGGTAAAGGCCACTCGTGCCTGGGTCATGAGTTACCTCGCCGAAGAACTCGGCAAACTCGATGGCAAGCAATCGGTGCGCGTCGCGGCTTCTACCAACATCGTGTTGAACGGTGCGCAGCAGATCGACGGCGTGGCCGTGATTGCTGGCGACCGCGTGTTGCTGACGAACCAGACCCTGGCCAAGGATAACGGCCTGTGGATCGTCGCCAACGGCGACTGGGTGCGGGCGACCGATGCCAACAGCAGCGCCAAGGTCACGCCTGGTCTGACGGTCATGGTGGAGGAGGGCACGGCGAACGGTGATTCGCTGTGGCACCTGACGACCAATGCGCCGATCACCCTCGGCACGACTGTGCTGACGTTCAAGATGCTCGCGGGGCGAACCGGGATTGCGGCCGGGACTTACAAGAGTCTGACGGTTGATGAATATGGCCGGGCGACTGCCGGGGCCAATCCTGAAACGTTGGCCGGGTTCGGAATCAAGGATTCCTACACCAAGGCCGAAGTTGAAGCGCTGATCGCCAAGGCCTCGGCGTTGCCGGTGGGCTCGATTGTTGCCTTCCCGGTTGATTCGCCGCCGCCGGGTTTTCTGGAGCTGGATAGCAGCGTCAAGAGCAGCGCGACTTACCCGGACTTGAGCGCTTATCTGGGTGGCAAGTTCAACAAGGGTGATGAGGGCGTCGGGAATTTTCGGCTGCCTGAGGCGCGTGGGGAGTTCTTGCGTGGTTGGGATCATGGGCGCGGCGCGGACTCGGGTCGCCAAGTCGGCAGCTTTCAACCTGATGAATACAAGAGTCACAGTCATAGGTATTTTGACAGCGTTGCTGCAAATCTTGACCCATTTGGTGGGACCGCCACTGGCATTGTGAACGGGGTCGTCACGCCTCCTGCTGGGGGCGGATTTCTGGCAACTTCCGGACCTGATTCCAACAACCTGACATCCCCCACCACAACCGTAAACTCGGGGGGAAATGAAACCCGCCCCCGCAACATCGCCGTCATGTGGTGCATCAAAGCCTGGAACGCCCCGGTCAATCAGGGAAGCATCGATATCGGTGCGTTGACCGTTCTCGCACAACAAGCTTCGGAACCGAATCAAGGCACTGCAAAAATAGCCACCCAGGCGCAGACAGATGCGGGTAACGATGATCAAACCATCGTTACTCCGAAGAAGCTTCGCTGGGGTTTTTCCGCCCTCAAGGCCGCGAATGGATATCTAATGCTGCCAAGCTGGCTGGGCGGCTTTGTCATTCAATGGGGGACCATCGGTAGCATTGCCGCCGGTGCCCAAATGAGCGTCACCTATCCGATTGCTTTTCCAAATAATCCGTTCATGACGTTGATAGGCAACAGCTCTTCGATGAGCTCGACTGGAGTCACTTCAACCCTGTGCGTCATGTATGGCGGAGCGACAAAATTCACGGTTTCAGTCCTTGGTAACAGTGGTCAACCGAATGGACCGTGGATTTCGATAGGCTGGTAA
- a CDS encoding phage baseplate protein has protein sequence MIGIDRDNGATVDDWLQFVQRATRALTTPLGTRQKRPLYGSLIPTLLGQNLGDDVLLLAQSHAAQAFYNTQNGISDFQPQVIVATRQGAGLLLRFAGTWKNRQQTFEVVT, from the coding sequence ATGATCGGAATTGATAGAGACAACGGGGCCACGGTCGACGACTGGCTGCAGTTTGTGCAGCGCGCGACCCGGGCCCTGACCACGCCGCTGGGCACCCGGCAAAAAAGGCCCCTTTATGGCTCGCTGATCCCCACGCTGCTGGGGCAGAACCTCGGTGACGACGTTCTGCTTCTGGCCCAGAGCCACGCGGCTCAGGCGTTCTACAACACGCAGAACGGGATCAGCGATTTTCAGCCGCAAGTGATCGTCGCCACCCGCCAGGGCGCCGGCTTGCTGCTGCGCTTCGCCGGCACCTGGAAAAACCGTCAACAAACCTTCGAGGTCGTGACATGA
- a CDS encoding phage major tail tube protein — translation MFTNRVRQAIAATLQGLPLSATVEEFTPPKIDFDMESMTGGRFIVEEMAKSAKPLNAQIKLQGTGAEVLLAMGVKLGDDILLNVREAGQDQDGNTWFTYHTIGGKLKTMGEDAIKMGGKALTTLDFSCRTYNRLENGIPVIDIDVRTQKFVLNGVDILGDARRAVLMP, via the coding sequence ATGTTTACCAACCGCGTAAGACAGGCCATCGCGGCCACCCTGCAAGGCCTGCCGCTGTCGGCGACCGTGGAGGAATTCACCCCGCCGAAAATCGACTTCGACATGGAGAGCATGACGGGCGGGCGCTTCATCGTTGAGGAAATGGCCAAGAGCGCCAAGCCACTGAATGCTCAGATCAAGCTGCAGGGCACGGGCGCCGAAGTGTTGCTCGCCATGGGTGTGAAATTGGGCGACGACATTCTGCTGAACGTGCGTGAAGCCGGTCAGGATCAGGACGGCAACACCTGGTTCACCTATCACACCATCGGCGGCAAGCTCAAAACCATGGGTGAGGACGCCATCAAAATGGGTGGCAAAGCCCTGACGACGCTGGACTTCTCCTGCCGTACCTACAACCGCCTGGAAAACGGCATCCCGGTGATCGACATCGACGTGCGCACCCAGAAGTTCGTGCTCAACGGCGTCGACATCCTCGGTGATGCCCGTCGTGCGGTGCTGATGCCGTAA
- a CDS encoding phage holin family protein, whose product MTNEQQALADMPIWLVILLAVVGGVSGEMWRADKEGARGWSLLRRLALRSGACMICGVSAIMLLYAAGLSIWAAGAFGCLTAMAGADVAIGLYERWAAKRIGVCEVPPRDQP is encoded by the coding sequence ATGACAAACGAGCAACAAGCGTTGGCGGACATGCCGATCTGGCTGGTCATCCTCCTCGCCGTCGTCGGCGGGGTGTCCGGCGAAATGTGGCGCGCCGACAAGGAGGGCGCCCGTGGCTGGTCACTGCTGCGACGCCTTGCCTTGCGCTCCGGCGCCTGCATGATCTGCGGCGTCTCGGCAATCATGCTGCTGTACGCCGCCGGTCTTTCGATCTGGGCCGCCGGCGCATTCGGTTGCCTGACAGCGATGGCCGGCGCCGACGTCGCCATCGGGTTGTACGAACGCTGGGCCGCCAAGCGCATCGGCGTCTGCGAAGTTCCGCCTCGCGACCAACCTTAA
- a CDS encoding tail fiber assembly protein, with the protein MNRYVLLESTGAFPYVAQVIDTESYSAPAVPKGSNGFWLWVPENTTVQLGWIAHNGATGTTFNAPTAEEQIAIAVFRTRALLLAALDWTPRHALQYKVDLGVATSADQALLLAFKQYVIALDEVKNQAGYPTQIIWPIAPF; encoded by the coding sequence ATGAATCGATATGTGTTGCTTGAATCCACCGGTGCCTTCCCTTATGTCGCACAGGTAATTGATACCGAGAGCTACTCGGCGCCCGCAGTGCCAAAAGGGTCCAATGGTTTTTGGTTGTGGGTGCCGGAAAATACAACCGTGCAACTGGGCTGGATAGCCCACAACGGCGCAACCGGAACCACGTTTAATGCGCCAACGGCTGAGGAACAAATCGCTATCGCCGTCTTCCGCACGAGAGCGCTGCTTCTTGCCGCTCTCGATTGGACCCCACGCCACGCACTGCAATACAAAGTGGACTTGGGGGTTGCCACTTCTGCCGATCAGGCCCTGCTGCTTGCTTTCAAACAGTACGTCATTGCGCTCGACGAAGTGAAAAACCAGGCGGGTTATCCGACCCAGATCATCTGGCCGATTGCTCCCTTCTAA
- a CDS encoding phage baseplate assembly protein V → MFDGLLRMQLGPIIERLAEMEAEIDDLHRRAESFCRIGICQTVDAASNTCQVSHGGLLTPAIKFFNPSAGAQSESRIPSVGEQCLLFNYGSGESGAQSVALFGLNSDRFPPTATVPTLTRRVHVDGSESGYDDASHTLHWQNGPAAFTGSRQALQLSIGPAQLAMTPQAISLQLGAVGLTIDASGVHFSGPLVDHQGRVISP, encoded by the coding sequence ATGTTCGACGGACTATTGCGCATGCAACTCGGCCCGATCATCGAGCGCCTGGCCGAGATGGAAGCGGAGATCGACGACCTGCACCGCCGCGCCGAAAGCTTCTGCCGCATCGGCATTTGCCAGACCGTCGATGCTGCGAGCAACACCTGCCAGGTCAGCCACGGTGGTTTGCTCACGCCGGCCATCAAATTCTTCAATCCGAGTGCCGGCGCCCAGAGCGAATCGCGGATTCCGAGCGTCGGCGAACAGTGTCTGTTGTTTAACTACGGCAGTGGTGAAAGCGGCGCGCAAAGTGTGGCGCTGTTCGGCCTGAACAGTGACCGGTTTCCGCCGACGGCAACGGTACCGACGCTGACGCGACGGGTGCATGTCGACGGCAGCGAAAGCGGTTACGACGACGCCAGTCACACCCTGCACTGGCAGAACGGGCCGGCGGCCTTCACTGGCTCTCGCCAGGCGCTGCAACTGAGCATCGGCCCGGCGCAACTGGCGATGACGCCGCAAGCGATCAGCCTGCAACTGGGCGCCGTCGGCCTGACCATCGACGCCTCGGGCGTGCACTTCAGCGGCCCGTTGGTCGATCACCAGGGCCGCGTCATCAGCCCCTGA
- a CDS encoding phage tail protein: MAEVLNFEHNGITVNATESPEAMGGLGDNVIGLVGTAPKADPLIPRNAPFRINSFTTHALLDPTGSEEGTLYHAVYQILKVVKVPVYVVIVEAGATPADTVNAVIGGVDPATGRKLGLAALGSVPEDLTIIGAPGFTGTKAVASEFASFGKRIKARVVLDGKDASVADQVTYSQELGGADLGFDRCLVVHNMPAVYSKAAKKNVFLAPSSLAIAALAKVKQWESPGNQVTYAEDVSRVVEYNILDTSTEGDLLNRYGVSYYARTVLGGFSLLGNRSITGKFISYVGLEDAISRKLVKAGQKAMAKNLTKSFMDQEVKRINDWLQTLVADETIPGGRVYLHPELNSVEKYKNGTWYVVIDYGRYAPNEHMVYQLNARDEIIEQFLEDVL; encoded by the coding sequence ATGGCTGAGGTTCTGAACTTCGAGCACAACGGCATTACCGTCAATGCCACCGAATCCCCCGAGGCCATGGGTGGCCTGGGTGACAACGTCATCGGTCTGGTCGGCACCGCGCCGAAAGCCGATCCGCTGATTCCGCGTAACGCTCCGTTCCGCATCAACAGCTTCACCACCCATGCGCTGCTCGATCCGACCGGTTCGGAAGAGGGCACCCTGTACCACGCGGTTTACCAGATCCTCAAAGTGGTCAAGGTGCCGGTGTACGTGGTGATTGTCGAAGCGGGCGCGACCCCGGCTGACACCGTTAACGCGGTGATCGGCGGCGTCGATCCAGCCACCGGCCGCAAGCTCGGTCTGGCCGCGCTGGGCAGTGTCCCGGAAGACCTGACCATCATCGGCGCGCCGGGCTTCACCGGCACCAAAGCGGTGGCCAGCGAGTTCGCCTCGTTCGGCAAGCGCATCAAGGCCCGTGTGGTGCTGGATGGCAAGGATGCCTCGGTCGCCGATCAAGTGACCTACAGCCAGGAACTGGGCGGTGCGGATCTCGGTTTCGACCGTTGCCTGGTGGTGCACAACATGCCGGCCGTGTACTCGAAAGCAGCGAAGAAAAATGTCTTCCTCGCACCATCCAGCCTGGCGATTGCCGCGCTGGCCAAGGTCAAGCAGTGGGAGAGCCCGGGCAACCAGGTGACCTACGCCGAAGACGTGTCGCGGGTCGTTGAATACAACATCCTCGACACCTCCACCGAAGGCGATCTGCTCAACCGCTACGGCGTCAGCTACTACGCCCGCACCGTGCTTGGCGGCTTCTCGCTGCTGGGTAACCGCTCGATCACCGGCAAGTTCATCAGCTACGTCGGCCTCGAAGATGCGATCAGCCGCAAGCTGGTCAAGGCCGGCCAGAAAGCCATGGCCAAGAACCTGACCAAGTCCTTCATGGATCAAGAGGTCAAGCGCATCAACGACTGGCTGCAAACCCTGGTCGCCGACGAAACCATTCCTGGCGGCCGCGTCTATCTGCACCCGGAACTCAACAGCGTCGAGAAGTACAAGAACGGCACCTGGTACGTGGTCATCGACTACGGCCGTTACGCGCCGAACGAACACATGGTTTATCAACTCAACGCCCGCGATGAAATCATCGAGCAGTTCCTGGAGGACGTTCTCTAA
- a CDS encoding phage tail protein I encodes MSEPTHRRTLLPANSSALERGLDLGFGTLLDRIAPPFPELMNPSETPVAFLPYLAADRGVAEWSTRAPEAEKRLTVELAWPTARQAGTRKALENAAKGLQLRPEVRAWYEQSPPGVPYSFTVRAFSEQPYSAEIDARLDRRLADAKSERDILSVTVGLSAFGSHSIAAATFCGELTTVYPVFIEGLETSGEAFMAAALYTVETSTIYPQGA; translated from the coding sequence ATGAGTGAGCCAACGCATCGCCGGACGCTGCTGCCGGCCAACAGCTCGGCACTCGAACGGGGGTTGGATCTGGGCTTCGGCACACTGCTTGATCGCATCGCGCCGCCGTTCCCTGAACTGATGAATCCAAGCGAAACGCCAGTGGCGTTCCTGCCGTATCTGGCGGCGGATCGCGGCGTCGCCGAATGGAGCACCCGCGCACCGGAAGCGGAAAAACGCCTGACCGTCGAACTGGCCTGGCCCACCGCGCGCCAAGCCGGCACTCGCAAGGCGCTGGAAAACGCGGCGAAGGGTTTACAACTGCGCCCCGAAGTCCGCGCCTGGTACGAACAATCGCCGCCCGGCGTGCCTTACAGCTTCACCGTGCGCGCCTTCAGCGAGCAACCCTACAGCGCAGAAATCGACGCTCGTCTCGACCGCCGCCTGGCGGATGCCAAGAGCGAGCGGGACATTCTTTCGGTAACCGTTGGCTTGAGCGCGTTCGGCAGCCATTCCATCGCAGCTGCGACTTTCTGCGGCGAACTGACCACGGTTTATCCGGTGTTCATCGAAGGGCTTGAAACCTCTGGCGAGGCGTTCATGGCCGCTGCGTTGTACACCGTCGAAACATCCACAATTTATCCTCAGGGGGCCTGA
- a CDS encoding baseplate J/gp47 family protein, translated as MSMLIPGQNQLAEPALITVEAFEELLAEFKTFVVEYVGARSPESAAKLKTSLENESELLTMALEAFCVRLQTHERKYNARIKQMLAWWATGSNLDARLADMGLERQLLDPGDPTAFPPVPAIYESDDDARLRYYLAPHAPAAGSRMQYRREVFTLGERPSVKVESTDAGVVNVTYTFNPDGLAAQVKDGNGRRTAPGEVQVTVLSRDGDGTPSAALLEGVRQHFARPDVRPETDLVTVKAADIQRYKIRVVAKINSGPDSGLTKVAAQQQLQAYADSCHRLEGRVDPSWIDYTLHSAGAVQLQILEPLAPVVTTAFQAPYCTAVEVEVLTL; from the coding sequence ATGAGTATGTTGATCCCCGGCCAGAACCAGTTGGCCGAACCCGCGCTGATCACTGTCGAAGCGTTCGAAGAACTGCTCGCCGAGTTCAAGACCTTCGTCGTCGAATACGTCGGTGCGCGTTCGCCCGAGAGTGCCGCAAAGCTCAAGACCAGCCTGGAAAACGAGAGCGAATTGCTGACGATGGCGCTCGAAGCCTTCTGCGTTCGGCTGCAAACCCACGAACGCAAATACAACGCCCGCATCAAGCAGATGCTGGCGTGGTGGGCGACCGGCAGCAACCTCGATGCGCGGTTGGCGGACATGGGCCTGGAGCGGCAGTTGCTCGACCCGGGCGACCCGACAGCGTTCCCGCCGGTGCCCGCGATTTACGAAAGCGATGACGATGCACGCCTGCGTTATTACCTGGCGCCGCATGCCCCGGCGGCGGGTTCACGGATGCAGTATCGCCGTGAGGTATTCACCCTCGGCGAACGGCCGTCGGTGAAGGTCGAATCCACTGATGCGGGAGTGGTCAACGTCACTTACACCTTCAACCCCGACGGCCTCGCTGCACAGGTCAAGGATGGTAATGGTCGTCGTACCGCGCCGGGGGAAGTGCAGGTCACCGTGTTGTCGCGAGACGGCGATGGCACGCCTTCCGCGGCGTTGCTGGAAGGCGTGCGTCAACACTTCGCCCGGCCGGATGTACGACCGGAAACCGACCTCGTCACCGTGAAGGCTGCCGACATTCAGCGCTACAAGATCCGCGTCGTCGCCAAGATCAATTCGGGACCGGATTCAGGCCTGACCAAAGTCGCCGCGCAGCAGCAGTTGCAGGCCTACGCCGACAGTTGCCATCGCCTCGAAGGGCGGGTCGATCCGAGCTGGATCGACTACACGCTGCACAGCGCCGGCGCCGTGCAACTGCAGATTCTCGAACCGCTGGCGCCGGTCGTGACCACTGCGTTTCAGGCGCCTTACTGCACGGCGGTCGAGGTCGAGGTGCTGACGCTATGA
- a CDS encoding tail fiber assembly protein, whose protein sequence is MKKYARVVAGKVDNIFETANPITDEFPADQVWVDVSALPKIDYSWNAVNTNGVWTFTDSDMWGQPSLLAMQLRNARTNRLDKANTTLATSALVQKVELGLATPAEKAALLEYKQFFIDLSNVNKQPGYPLTVNWPEVP, encoded by the coding sequence ATGAAGAAGTACGCACGTGTCGTTGCTGGCAAGGTCGACAACATTTTTGAAACCGCTAACCCGATCACCGATGAGTTTCCGGCAGATCAAGTCTGGGTGGATGTCAGCGCACTGCCGAAGATCGATTACTCCTGGAACGCGGTAAACACCAACGGCGTCTGGACATTTACCGACAGCGATATGTGGGGCCAGCCGTCCTTGCTGGCTATGCAATTGCGTAACGCAAGAACCAATCGTCTCGATAAAGCCAACACCACGCTGGCGACGTCGGCCTTGGTGCAAAAGGTTGAACTGGGGCTGGCCACGCCGGCTGAGAAAGCTGCGCTACTGGAATACAAGCAGTTCTTCATTGATCTGAGCAACGTCAACAAACAGCCTGGTTATCCGCTGACGGTCAACTGGCCTGAAGTTCCATAA
- a CDS encoding phage tail assembly protein, with protein MSWMPPQHDLLSPITGDDGAQIEQIQLKPLFYAAQKEALERAGDDEDDQFFELALLATGLSVKELDQLKRPDYVSIAQYVHEMSTRPASYFLEQVEDAEKSADPDQVQLLQPLAVTGRTVTSLSLEMPALRATKVMKKLKTAKERAEFITAHCTGLMIPDLAHLSVPDWTQLQVRIDDFLNQPAAYFRNATSK; from the coding sequence ATGTCGTGGATGCCACCCCAGCATGACCTGCTGTCGCCGATCACCGGCGATGACGGCGCGCAGATCGAGCAGATCCAGCTCAAGCCACTGTTCTACGCCGCACAAAAAGAAGCACTGGAACGCGCCGGCGATGATGAAGACGATCAGTTCTTCGAACTGGCGCTGCTCGCCACTGGCCTGTCGGTCAAGGAACTCGATCAGCTCAAACGCCCGGATTACGTGAGCATTGCCCAGTACGTGCACGAGATGTCGACTCGTCCGGCGTCGTACTTTCTGGAGCAGGTCGAGGACGCGGAAAAGTCCGCCGATCCTGACCAGGTGCAACTGCTGCAACCGCTTGCCGTGACCGGCCGCACCGTGACCTCGCTGTCGCTGGAAATGCCCGCGCTGCGCGCCACCAAAGTGATGAAAAAACTGAAAACGGCCAAGGAACGCGCCGAGTTCATCACCGCCCACTGCACCGGTCTGATGATCCCCGATCTGGCCCACTTGAGCGTCCCTGACTGGACGCAATTGCAGGTGCGCATCGACGATTTTTTAAACCAGCCGGCGGCCTACTTTCGGAACGCGACATCGAAGTAA
- a CDS encoding phage tail assembly chaperone yields MSLFYAASTGGFYDDAVHSVMPDDVVKITAQMRSDLLLGETRSLVIVADADGNPVLEAPEIDLESQAHRERMWRDGEIEDVKWLRERHRDELEMSSDTTLTNEQYQALLTYLKDLRDWPQSEQFPNEQARPEQPDWIALQVR; encoded by the coding sequence ATGTCACTTTTTTACGCTGCCTCTACAGGTGGTTTTTACGATGACGCTGTACACAGCGTGATGCCGGATGATGTAGTAAAAATCACTGCGCAAATGCGCTCGGACCTGTTGCTGGGCGAGACCCGGTCATTAGTAATCGTTGCGGACGCAGACGGCAACCCGGTGCTTGAGGCACCCGAGATTGATCTTGAGTCCCAAGCCCACCGAGAACGCATGTGGCGTGATGGCGAAATTGAAGACGTGAAGTGGCTGCGTGAGCGACATCGCGATGAACTCGAAATGTCCAGCGATACAACACTGACCAACGAGCAATATCAGGCGTTGCTGACTTATCTGAAGGACTTGCGTGATTGGCCACAGTCAGAACAGTTTCCGAATGAGCAGGCCCGTCCAGAACAACCTGATTGGATCGCTTTGCAAGTACGTTGA